From Cellulophaga lytica DSM 7489, a single genomic window includes:
- a CDS encoding PD-(D/E)XK nuclease family protein, with translation MTEINVREKYRELINDIDFDKLELQLKTPNIFQILGVARTEIRHSNFLAWLLNPNGSHGLGKLFLTKFLRGISTSDVATELDEFEIEELNFNNAEIRREWKNIDLLLIFDSLVICIENKIDSKDHSNQLTKYREIVNSNFKPKKKVFVYLTPIGELPTDKTEREYYAPYSYQEIIEQFDRILKIHGNSLNNGVNQYILDYLTTIKRELMKNDELNELADKIYKNHRELIDFVFEHKSDIASELYPVFVKKIENSGWVMGSKHKGFARFLTSELDNIIPKKGKGWPLKENFLFEIDYFWGKKKVVFKTIVSPGAPEIHDIFKKAMSNIEGAKKPRGNKWLVHFIHTWKFDVEDFIGADESEVMKVLDKEWGKVQEIVNKVETELLKYKTELQQHLE, from the coding sequence GTGACCGAAATAAACGTAAGAGAGAAATACAGAGAGCTAATAAACGATATTGATTTTGACAAACTAGAACTTCAATTAAAAACGCCTAATATTTTCCAAATTTTAGGTGTTGCAAGAACTGAAATTCGACATTCAAATTTTTTAGCCTGGTTGCTTAACCCCAATGGAAGTCACGGACTTGGGAAATTATTTTTGACCAAATTCTTACGTGGAATTTCAACTTCTGATGTAGCAACCGAGCTTGATGAATTTGAAATTGAAGAGCTAAATTTTAACAACGCAGAGATAAGAAGAGAATGGAAAAATATTGACCTACTATTGATTTTTGATTCTTTGGTAATTTGTATAGAAAACAAAATTGATAGTAAAGACCATTCTAACCAACTTACAAAGTACAGAGAAATTGTAAACTCTAATTTTAAGCCTAAAAAGAAAGTTTTTGTTTATTTAACGCCAATTGGGGAATTACCAACAGACAAAACAGAAAGGGAGTATTATGCGCCATATTCCTATCAAGAAATTATAGAACAATTTGACAGAATATTAAAAATTCACGGAAACTCTTTAAACAATGGAGTGAATCAATATATTTTGGACTATTTAACAACAATAAAACGAGAACTTATGAAAAACGATGAGTTAAACGAACTTGCAGATAAAATATATAAAAACCATCGTGAACTTATTGATTTTGTTTTTGAACATAAGTCAGATATAGCATCTGAACTTTATCCTGTTTTTGTTAAAAAAATTGAGAATAGTGGTTGGGTAATGGGTTCAAAACATAAAGGTTTCGCTCGATTTCTGACTTCGGAACTTGATAATATAATTCCAAAAAAAGGGAAAGGTTGGCCTTTAAAGGAGAATTTTCTTTTTGAAATTGACTATTTCTGGGGCAAAAAAAAAGTTGTTTTTAAAACTATTGTTTCACCAGGCGCCCCAGAAATTCACGATATTTTTAAGAAAGCAATGAGTAACATAGAAGGAGCAAAAAAACCAAGAGGAAATAAATGGCTGGTACATTTTATTCATACTTGGAAATTTGATGTTGAGGATTTTATTGGAGCAGACGAAAGTGAAGTAATGAAGGTTTTAGATAAAGAATGGGGTAAAGTACAAGAAATAGTCAACAAAGTAGAAACAGAATTATTAAAATATAAAACGGAATTACAACAGCATTTAGAGTAA
- a CDS encoding porin family protein, translating to MKKIILLSFLITSLSYSQSNKPKLSFGVALGANISFFNTPVSELGYNESLGYSNSARVSAKLDLSTFYKINDYLRLESGLSYVGKGTEYRRPNSSVIIIDQNGSDSGYDKTRFRLDYIEIPVKANINLKKLFKSKNFEQMPIYFNVGLSGGFNIMSDIRYNSYIPGSSSGGVLVNVEESFEVQEFDYAKPFIINSMVGFSYVFKEINKNKFTVGLEYSQSLQNVYEEKDIESSYNYKTKNGSIALSFGFEFY from the coding sequence ATGAAAAAAATAATATTACTTTCATTTTTAATTACATCATTATCTTATTCACAATCTAACAAACCCAAACTATCGTTTGGAGTTGCTTTAGGAGCAAATATTAGTTTTTTTAATACTCCTGTAAGTGAATTAGGGTACAATGAATCTTTAGGATATTCAAATTCTGCAAGAGTTTCTGCAAAATTAGATTTAAGTACTTTTTACAAAATAAATGACTATTTAAGGTTAGAGTCTGGCTTAAGTTATGTTGGTAAAGGAACTGAATATAGAAGACCTAATAGTAGTGTGATAATAATAGACCAAAATGGTTCTGATAGTGGGTATGATAAAACTAGGTTTAGGCTAGATTATATTGAAATTCCTGTAAAGGCAAATATTAACCTTAAAAAGCTTTTTAAGTCTAAAAATTTTGAGCAGATGCCTATTTATTTTAATGTAGGTTTATCTGGTGGGTTTAATATTATGTCTGATATTAGATATAATAGTTACATTCCGGGATCTTCAAGTGGAGGCGTTCTTGTAAATGTAGAAGAAAGCTTTGAAGTTCAAGAATTTGATTATGCAAAACCCTTTATAATAAACTCTATGGTTGGGTTTAGCTATGTTTTTAAAGAAATTAATAAAAATAAATTCACAGTTGGTTTAGAGTATAGCCAATCATTACAAAATGTGTATGAAGAAAAAGATATAGAATCTTCATACAATTACAAAACTAAAAA